Genomic window (Saccharothrix australiensis):
TGCGCGACCCACTGCGGCGTGAGCTGCTCGTCGGGCACCAGGATCCCGCCGCCCGCGTTCACCACCGGACCGGCGTTGAGCGCCTGCTCGCCGTTGCCGATGGGCAGCGGCACGAACACCGCGGGCAGGCCGACGGCCGACACCTCGGCGACGGTCATCGCGCCGGACCGGCACAGCACCGCGTCGGCCGCCGCGTAGGCGAGGTCCATGCGCTCCAGGTACGGCACCGGCACGTACGCGGGCGCGCCCGGCACGGCCTGCACCGCGACGGTGTTCTTCGGCCCGTGCGCGTGCAGCACGCCCACGCCGGCCTGCGCGAACGCCGACGCCGCGCCGGACACCGCGTTGTTGATCGACCGCGCGCCCTGCGACCCGCCGAACACCAGCAGCGTGGGCGCGTCGGGGTGGAGCCCGAAGTGCGCCCGCGCCTGCGCCCGCAGCGCCGCCCGGTCCAGCGCGGTGATCGACTGCCTCAGCGGGATGCCGATGACCTCCGCGCCGGCCAGCCCCGAGTCGGGCACGGCGGCGGCGACGCGCTCGGCGAACTTCGCGCCCACCTTGTTCGCGAGGCCGGTCTTCGCGTTGGCCTCGTGCACGACGATGGGCACCCGGCCGCGCGCCGCGAGGTAGGCGGGCAGCGACACGTAGCCGCCGAACCCGACCACCACGTCCGCGCGGACCCGGTCGAGCACCTCGCGGGTGCGCTTGACCGACTCGCGGACCCGCAGCGGCAGCTTGAGCAGGTCGGGCGACGGCTTGCGCGGCATCGGCACCGGCGGGATCAGCTCCAGCGGGTAGCCGCGCGCGGGCACGATCTTGTTCTCCAACCCGCGTTCGGTGCCGAGCGCGACGACGCGCGCGTCGGGCCGCAGCCGCATGACGGCGTCGGCCAGGGCCAGTGCGGGCTCGATGTGCCCGGCGGTGCCGCCTCCGGCGACCACCACGCACGGTCCGGCCTGCTGGGGAATCCCGGTCACGCACTTCCTCCTTGTTCGGTACTGCGTCTCGGTACTGCGTTCGGTTCTGCGTCTCGGCACTGCCGGGCTCGGTGTACCGCCGGGCCCGGTGCCGCCGGCGTCGCCCGGTGCCGCCGGGATCGACTACCTCCCGTCGCGACGCCGGGAGCGGTCCTGCGTCGCCCTGCGGGAGTCGCGCCGACGGTACTCCGACGGTGGAGCGTGCCGGCCGGCCATCCTCCGCTCGTCGACGGGTGGCGGCGCGGCCTTGCGGCTGCGCGGCGGCGCGGACGGCCGGACGGGCTTGCGCTTGGGCGGCGGCTTGTACGCCTCGGGCGCGGGCAGCCGCAGGACGCCACCGACCCGGCCCGGTCCGAGGGACCGCAGCGCGGACACCGCCTCGGGCTCGTGCCGCGCGCAGTTGGCCAGGATGCCGAACACCACCATCGTCGTGACGATCGACGTGCCGCCGGAGGAGATCATCGGCAGCGTGATCCCGGTGACCGGCAGCAGCTGCACCACGTAGCCGATGTTGATCGCGGCCTGCGCGACCAGCCACATGGTCAGCGTCGCGGACACCATGCGGATCCACGGGTCGGTGTTGCGCGCGGCGATGCGCAGCCCCACGACCGCCAGCAGCGCGAACAGCCCCAGCACCAGCAGGCACCCGATGAAGCCCAGCTCCTCGCCGATGACGGCGAAGATGAAGTCGCTGTGCACGTTGGGCAGGTAGCGCCACTTGGAGCTGCCGTTGGTCAGGCCCTTGCCGAAGATGCCGCCCTCGGCCAGCGCGAACAGCGCCTGCCGCGCCTGGAGGCCCGAGCCGAACGGGTCCTCGTCCGGGTTCAGGAACGACGTCACCCGGTCCAGCCGGTAGGGCGCGCCGATCGCCAGCACCACCGCGCCGGCCACCGCGGCGGCCATGACGAGCCCGAACAGCCGCAGCGGCGCGCCCACGAACCACAGCAGGCTGATCAGCACCACGCCGAGCGTGATCGTGCCGCCGAGGTCGGGTTGCAGCATCACCAGCGCGAACACGATCAGCGCCACCGGCACGACCGGCACCAGCAGGTGCCGGTACTGGTCGAGCAGCGCCCGCTTGGTGACCAGCACGTGCGCGCCCCACAGCGCCAGCGCCAGCTTGGCCGCCTCGATGGGCTGGAACGAGATCGAGCCGAGCCGGAACCACGACTGCGCGCCGTAGTCCTCGGTGCCCAGCGGCGTGAGGACCAGGCCGAGCAGGACGACGCACACCAGCATCGCCATCGTGCTCAGGTGCCGGATCGTGCGGAGCGGGATGCGCAGCACGACCAGGAACAGCACCCCGCCCACGGCCACGTACAGCAACTGCTTCTGGAACACGCTGTAGGCCGACGCGCCGTCGGCGACCTCGCCCGGCGCGGACGCCGAGAGCACCATGATGAGCCCGATGGCGGTCAGCAGGCCGAAGACGGCGAGCAGCAGGTGGAAGTCGGCGAGCGGACGGCCGAGCCAGGCGGTGAGCGCGCTGCGGGAGACGACCGCCTTCCGCTTGCGCGCGGGCCTCGCCGGCCGGTCCACGATCGCTCTGTCCGCCGCTGTCATGCGCTCATCGTCTCCCGCCTCGCGCGGGGTTGGGGTGGAAATCGGCCGCGTGTCGCGCAGACGCGACCCCGATCACGCCGTGCGACCCACCGGAGGACGTCCGAAATCCGTTGACGGTTGCCCCCTCCCGCGATCCGATCATCCCGTGCACCCCGACGAGCCCGTCATCGACCCGCCCCTCGTCCGCCGGCTGCTGGCGGAGTGCTTCCCGCGCTGGGCGGACCTGCCGGCGCGCCGGGTCGCGTCGGCGGGCACGGACAACGCCATGTTCCGCCTCGGCGAGGACCTGGTGGCGCGGCTGCCCCGGATAGGCTGGGCGGTGGAGGGCATCGCGCACGAGTGCGCCTGGCTGCCCCGCCTCGCGCCGCACCTGCCGGTCGCCGTGCCGGAGCCGCTGGGCCTCGGCCGGCCCGCCGCCGGGTACCCGTGGCCGTGGGCGGTGCTGCGCTGGCTGGACGGCGAGAACCCGGTGGAGGCGCCGCCGGGGCTCGCCGGCGACCTGGCCGGCTTCGTGTCGGCGCTGCGCCGGGTCGAGCTGCCGGACCCGCCGGCCGCCGGTCGCGGCCGGCCGTTGGCGACCAGGGACGCGCCCACCCGCGAGGCGATCGCGGCGCTGGGCGACGAGGTCGACGCGGCGGCCGTCACGGCGGTGTGGGAGTCCGCGCTGGCCGCGCCGCCGTGGGAGGGCGACCCGGTGTGGGTGCACGGCGACCTGTCACCGGGCAACGTGCTGGTGGCGGGCGGGAGGCTGAGCGCCGTGATCGACTTCTCGTCGTGCGGCGTCGGCGACCCGGCCGCCGACCTGCCGGTCGCGTGGAACCTGCTGCCGGCGGCCCAGCGCGACGAGTTCCGCGCCGCGCTGGGCGTCGACGACGCGACCTGGGCACGCGGTCGCGGTCTCGCGCTGTCGATCGCGCTCATCCAGTTGCCGTACTACCGGGACACCAACCCGATGCTGGTGGCCAACTCCCGGCACGTCATCGGCGAGGTCCTGGCTAGCGCTTGAGCCCGGCCAGGAACGCCGCCATCGCGCGGTCGGAGAACCCGAGCACCGCGCCACCGGAGTTCTTGCTGTCCCGCACCCGCACGGCGGTGGCCGAACGCGCCACCTCGACGCAGTTCCCCGACCCGTTGCTGCGGCTGCTCTTGCGCCACTCAGACCACATGACCCGCTCCCTCGACATCGTTGATCACCTGCTTGACGAACGACGCGGATTCCTTGGGGTCCAAGGCCGCCGCCCGCAGGTGGTCCATCGCCAGGCTATACCGCTCGGCTTCGGCGTCGTCGTCCAAGTAGAGGCCGCCGGTCAGGTTGTCTATGTAGACGACACTGGGAAAATCGGTGAACTTCAGCAACGTGAACGCGATGCCCATCGACATGTGCGCGCCCTTGCCGAACGGCAGCACCTGCAAGGTCACGTTCGGCAGCGCGGCCAGCTTGAGCAGGTGCCGCAACTGCTTCTCGTGGCTGTCCGGACTGCCCACCACCCGGCGCAGCGCGGCTTCGTCGAGGATCGCCCAGATCGACAGCGAACCGTCCTCCAGCCGCTGCTGACGGGTCTGGCGCAGCTCGGCCCGCTTGTTGATCACCTCGTCGGCGGCGTGCGGCGCGTAGGCACGGATCACCCACCGCGCGTACTCGGGCGTCTGGAGCAGGCCGGGGATCAGGTCGATCTCGAACGACTCCAGGGCGACCGCTTCCGATTCCAGGACCACGTACTCGGAGAACCAGTCGAACAGGACGTCGCCGTAGACGTGCCACCAACCGCGTTTCTTCGCCACCTTCGCCAGGCGTAGGAGCCACTGGATCTTCTCGGGGTCGGCCCCGTAGAGTTCGGCCAGCGCCTTGGTGTCTACTATGGACACCCCGGTGACCGCCGATTCGATGCGGCTGATCTTCGACTTGGAGTAGCCCAGTTCGCGGGTCACGTCGTCGAAGCCGAGCCCGGCTTCCTCGCGGAGTTGGACCAGCGCGCTGGCCAGGACGCGTCGGCGGACCCCCGGACCTTGGTTCTGCGGCATGGCTGCGACATTAGCGGCAAAGCGACCCACTGATCGGGTGAACTTTAGCAACACGGCCTTATGCTGTGTTGCAGAAAAATCGTGCCAGGTGGATGTTTCCGGCATGACCCCCATCACGTCCGCGCCGGTCGGCCCCGCGCTGGCCCGCGCACACCACCTGCTCCGCCAGGACATGCTCGGCTACCTCGACTCCGTCGAGCACCTGACCAGCGAGCACGACGTCGAGGACGACACGATCCTGACCGTCGCGCGCACCGAGGTCCCCCGCCTGATCGCCGTGCTGCGGGCGACCGTCGCCGACCACCGGGCCGACCGCGACGGCCGGTGCCTCGGCTGCCCACCCACCCCGGTCGACGGCCGGATGGTCAGGCGGGGCTGGCCGTGCCCGGTGCTCGACCGCGCCCAGGGCTTCCTCAACGACCCCGACAGCGTCTACGACGCCGTGCCCTACGAGCGGCGGTGACCGGTCTCCCCGACCAGCTCCAGCACCGCCTCGGCGAACGCCCGGCCCCGGTGCGCGTAGTCGGCGAACATGTCGATCGACGCCGCCGCCGGGGCCAGCACGACCGCGTCGCCGGGCCGGGCCAGCGACCGGGCCGCGCGCACCGCCTCCGCCATGCCCGCGTCGGCCCCGCCCGCGTCGGCCCCGCCCTCGGGGGCCAGCACGGTCACCGGCACCGAGGGCGCGTGCCGGGCCAGGGCGTCGGCGATGACGCCGCGGTCCGCGCCGATCAGCACCGCGCCGCGCAGCCGGTGGCCCTCGGCGCGCACCAGGTCGTCCACCGACGCGCCCTTGAGCAGCCCGCCGGCCACCCACACGACGCTCTCGTGCGAGCGCAGCGACGCGATCGCCGCGTGCGGGTTGGTCGCCTTGGAGTCGTTGACGTAGGTGACGCCGCCGGCCTCGGCGACGACCTCGGCGCGGTGCGCGCCGGGCCGGAAGTCGCGCAGGCCCCGCCGCACCGCCTCGGGCGACACGCCGTGCGCGCGGGCCAGGGCGGCGGCGGCCAGCGCGTCGGCGACACCGGGCGGCCCGGCGGGTCGGACCTCCGCGACGTCGGCCAGCACCGCGTCGGCGCCGAACGCCCGGTCGACCAGCCGCCCGTCGACCACGCCGAGCTGGCCGTCCTCGGGCGCGCCCAGGGTGAACCCGACGTGCGCGGCGGCCGGGGACACCGACAGCAGCGCGGCCACGCGGGAGTCGTCGACGCCGGCCACGGCGACCTCGCCGGAGAGCACGCCCGCCTTGGCGGCGGCGTACTCCTCGAACGAGCCGTGCCAGTCGAGGTGGTCCTCCGCGAGGTTCAGCAGCACGCCCGCCGCCGGCCGCACCGACGGCGACCAGTGCAGCTGGAAGCTCGACAGCTCCACCGCCAGCGCGCGGTGGCCGGCCAGCAGGGCGTCCACCACGGGCAGGCCGACGTTCCCGCACGCCACCGCGTCGATGCCGGCGGCCCGCAGGATCGACTCCAGCATCCCGACCGTCGTGGTCTTGCCGTTGGTGCCGGTCACCGCGAGCCACGCGGGCGGGTCGGCCAGCTCCAGCCCCATCCGCCAGGCCAGCTCGACCTCGCCGATCACCTCGACGCCCGCCGCCTGCGCCGCGACCAGCAGCGGGCTGTCGGGCCGCCAGCCGGGGCTGGTCACCACCAGCTCCACACCGGCCGGCGGCGCGGTGAGGCCGGGCGCCAGGGCGACGCCCGGCAGCAGCGGCTCCAGCGCCGCCAGCCGGTCGGCGCTGCCGTCGGTGACGGTCACCGCCGCGCCCGCGGCCAGCAGCGCCTCCGCGGCGGACCGGCCGGTCACGCCCGCTCCGGCGACCAGGACGTCGCGACCGGCCAGGAATCCCATGCGTCAGCTCCCCGCCGCCGTCAGCCACTCGCTGTAGAACAGGCCGAGGCCCAGCATGCAGCACATGCCGGCCAGCAGCCAGAACCGGATGATGACCGTGGTTTCCGCCCACCCGGCCAGCTCGAAGTGGTGGTGGAACGGCGCCATGCGGAACAGCCGTCGCCGGGAGGTCCGGAACACCGCGACCTGGAGCGCCACCGACAGCGCCTCGACCACGAACAGGCCGCCGATCACGATCATCAGCAGCTCGGTGCGGGTCGTGATGGACAGGCCCGCGACCAGGCCGCCCAGCGCGAGGGAGCCGGTGTCGCCCATGAAGATCTTGGCGGGCGCGGCGTTCCACCACAGGAAGCCGATGCAGCCCGCCATCGCGGCGGCGGCCACCAGCGCCAGGTCCAGCGGGTCGCGCACGTCGTAGCAGCCGGCCACCGACAGGTTCGAGCAGTTGTAGCGGAACTGCCAGAAGCTGATCACCACGTAGGTGCCGAGCACCATCGCCGAGGTGCCGCCGGCGAGGCCGTCGAGGCCGTCGGTGAGGTTCACGGCGTTGGACCAGGCGCTGATCGCGGCGTAGCTGAACACCACGAACCCGACCACGCCGAACGACACCACGGCGATGTCGCGCACGAACGACAGGTTCACCGAGGCGGGCGTCAGGCCGTCCTTGTTCGGGAACTGGATGACCAGGACGGCGAAGATGATGGTGGCGATGAACTGCCCGACCAGCTTGGCGGTCTTGTTCAGGCCGAGGTTGCGCTGCTTGCGGATCTTGATGAAGTCGTCCAGGAAGCCGACGACGCCCAGCGACGTGGTCAGCATCAGCACCAGCAGGCCGGACGCGCTGGGCGTCTGGTCGGCGGCGGACGCGGACATGGAGTTCACCAGGTGCGCGCCGAGGTAGCCCGCCCACATCGCGACCAGGATCGCGACGCCGCCCATCGTGGGCGTGCCGCGCTTGGTCTTGTGGCTCTGCGGTCCCTCTTCGCGGATCTCCTGGCCGAAGCCCTGCCGCGAGAAGATCTTGATCAGGTAGGGCGTCAGCATGATCGACGCGATCAGCGCGATGGCCGCCGCGATGAGGATGCTCTTCACTTGCTGACCGCCTCCAGGAGAGCCTCGGCAACCCGCCACAGGCCGTATGAGTTGGATGCCTTCACCAGCACGACGTCACCCGGCCGGACCTGGTCGCGCAGCAGCTCCACGGCCGCGGCGACGTCGGGCACCAGCACCGCTTCTTCGCCCCATGATCCTTCCAGGTGCGCGCCCTGGTGCATCGGGCGGGCGTCCGGTCCGACCACGACCAGCTTGTTGATGTCCAGGCGGACCGCGAGGCGGCCGATCTCGTCGTGCGCGCGGACGTGGTCCGCGCCGAGTTCCGCCATCGGGCCCAGCACGGCCCAGCTCCGCCGGGCGGGCGTCGTGGCGCGGGAGATCGTGGCGAGCGACTTCAGCGCCGCCCGCACGGACTCCGGGTTCGCGTTGTACGCGTCGTTGACGATGGTCACGCCGTCAGGGCGTTCGGTGACGGCCATGCGGTGCGCCGAGACCCGTTCGGCCTGCCCGAGCGCGTCGGCGACCTGCTGCGGCGTCGCGCCGAGTTCGAGGCCGATCGCGGCGGCGGTGAGGGCGTTGCCGACCTGGTGCGGTCCGTGCACGGCGAGCCGCACGCGCGCCTCGCCGCGCGGGGTGATCAGCCGGAACCCGGCGCGGGCCTGCGCGTCCAGCTCGACGTCGGCGGCGCGGACCTGCGCGTCGGGGTGCTCGCCGACCAGCACGACCTTGGCGCGGGTGCGGTCGGCCATGCCGGCGACGAGCGGGTCGTCGGCGTTGAGGATCGCGACGCCGTCCTCGGGCAGGGCTTCGACCAGTTCGCCCTTTGCGCGCGCGATGCCCTCGCGGGAGCCGAACTCGCCCAGGTGGGCGCTGCCGACGTTGAGCACCGCGCCGACCTTGGGCGGCGCGACCCGGCACAGCTCGGCGATGTGGCCGACGCCCCGCGCGGACAGCTCCAGCACCAGGAAGCGGGTGTCCGCGTCGGCGCGCAGGGCCGTCCACGGGTGGCCCAGCTCGTTGTTGAACGAGCCGGGCGGCGCGATGGTCTCGCCCAGGGGTGCGAGGACGCCGGCGATCAGGTCCTTGGTCGACGTCTTGCCGGACGAGCCGGTGACGCCGATGACCGTGAGCCCGGTGAGCCGGTCGGTGACGTGCCGGGCGAGCCGCGCCAGCGCCGCGAGGACCGCCGCGCCCGCGCCGTCGGTGTCGCCGGACAGCACGTAGGCGTTGCCGGAGCCGGCCTCGACCGGGGGCGCGACGACGGCGGGCACGCCCACCGGGCGGCCCGCGAGGACGCCCGCCGCGCCCGCCGCGACGGCGCGGGCGGCGAAGTCGTGGCCGTCGACCCGTTCGCCGGGCAGCGCCAGGAACAGGCCGCCGTCGCCGAGTTTCCGGGTGTCGAACTCGACGGTGCCGGTGACGACCGGCGAGCCGTCGGTGTCGTGCAGGGTGCCGCCGACGACGTCGGCGATCTCGGCCAGGGTGAGCGGGATCAACGGTGCGCCTCTCTGATGGCCGCGGTGAGCGTGTCGACATCCGAGAACGGGTGCACGACCCCGGCGACCTCCTGCCCGGTCTCGTGCCCCTTGCCCGCCACCACGACCACGTCGCCGGTGCGGGCCAGCGACACGGCGTGGCGGATGGCGCTGGCCCGGTCGCCGATCTCCAGCACCTCGCCGCGCTCGTGCTCGGGCAGGTCGAGCGCGCCGCGCAGCATCGCGGCGCGGATCGCCGCCGGGTCCTCGCTGCGGGGGTTGTCGTCGGTGACGATGAGGACGTCGCTGCGGCGCGCGGCCTCCTCGCCCATCAGGGGTCGCTTGGCGGTGTCCCGGTCGCCGCCGCACCCGAGGACGGTGATGATCCGGCCGGCGGAGCGGGCGCGCACGGCGTCCAGCGCGAGCGCGACCGCCTGCGGCTTGTGCGAGTAGTCGACGACGGCGGCGTAGTCCTGCCCCTCGTCGACGCGCTGCATCCGGCCCGGCACGCGCACGCCGGCCAGGCCGCGGCGGATGGCGTCCGGGTCGATGCCGCGCTCGTGCAGGCAGGCGATGGCGAGCAGGGCGTTGGCGACGTTGAACTCGCCGGGCAGCCGCAGGTCGACCGGGATCGCCAGGCCGTCCGGGCCGTGCGCGACGAACGCCTGCTCGCCGGTGGCCGACACCCGCAGGTCCGACGCCGTCCAGGCCGCGTCGCCGGTGGTCGACACGGTGATCGTGGCCGGCGTCACCAGCCGGCGGCCCCACCCGGTGTCGACGCAGACGACCTCGGTCGCGGCGCGCCCGTCGAACAGCCGCGCCTTGGTGCGGAAGTAGTCCTCCATGTCGGGGTGGAAGTCGAGGTGGTCCTGCGACAGGTTGGTGAACCCGGCCACCGCGAACCGGACACCGCCGACCCGGCCGAGGCGCAGGGCGTGGCTGGAGACCTCCATCGCCACGTCGGTGACGCCGCGCTCGGCCATGACGGCGAGCAGGGCGTGCAGGTCCGGCGCTTCCGGTGTGGTGAGGGCGCTGTCGAGGCGCTGCCCGGCGATGCGGGTCTCGACGGTGCCGATGAGGCCGGTCACCCGGCCGGCGGCGCGCAGCACGGCGTCGACGAGGTAGCTGGTCGTCGTCTTGCCCGACGTGCCGGTGATCCCGAACAGCGCGAGCCGCGTCGACGGGTCGCCGTACACGCGGGAGGCGAGGACGCCCAGCACCTCGCGCGGGTCCGGGTGGACGAGCACCGGGACGTCGCCGGCCTTCGCCGCGCCCGCCTCGTCGGTCAGCACGGCGACCGCGCCCCTCGCGACGGCCTGGGCGGCGAAGTCCGCGCCGTGCGCGCGGGCGCCGGGCAGCGCGGCGAACAGGTCGCCGGGTTGGACGTGCTGGGCCCGCAGCGTCACGCCGCTGACGGGGACGTGGGCGCGGTCGGGCGCGGTGAGGTGCGCGTCCACGGTCGAGGCGAGCTCGGACACGGCGACGGGCTGGACGCGGGAAGGGCGGGGCGGGGCGGTCGCGACCTTGCCCTCAAGCTTGGCAGGCACGCGCGGAAGGCTACCGGCGCACGGAGAGTGGCTGCCCACCACGTCCACTCGCGACACGAACCGCCCGGTCAAGCCGACGCGCCAAGGCGCCGCGGGCGGTGCACGCCGTCCGCGGTGACCGTCGTCGCGAGTGGTGGACGCATTCTCCCGCACGCGGCGGGATTCCGCACGGCGAACGGTGATCCGGGCGGTGGCGCCCCGCGTTGCCCCCGCGGCGCGCGCCGTCCCCGCGCGGGTCCGTCAGAGCGTGAGCGGCACGACGGGGCTCTGCTCGGCCGACATCGGCACCTGGTAGCGCTGGGCCAGGTAGGAGGCGATGTCGTGGAACAGCGGCGCGGCCGACTGGCTGTACTGCCCGCCGCCCGACGGCGCGTCGAGCATGATCCCGACCACGTAGCGCGGGTTGTCCGCCGGGAACATGCCGGCGAACGTGATCCAGTGCGTGGTGAGGCTGTAGCAGCCGCAGTTCTTGTCGACCTGCTGCGCCGTGCCGGTCTTGCCGGACACCTGGTAGCCCGGCAGCGCCGCCGACGGGCCCGTGCCGGTCTGCCCCGGCTCCTTCTGCACCACGGCGCGGAACATGTCCCGCACCGTCTTCGCCGTCTGCGGGCTCACCACCCGCGTCCCCTCCGGGCGCGGCGTCTCCTTGCGCACGCCGTTCTGGTCCACTTCGGCCCGGATGACGCGCGGCGGGACGCGGAGGCCGTCGTTCGCGATCGCCTGGTACATGCCGGTCATCTGGAGGAGCGTCATGCTGAGGCCCTGCCCGATCGGCAGGTTGCCGAACGTCGAGCCGGACCACTGGTTGCGCGGCGGCACCGAACCCGCCTCCTCGCCGGGCAGGCCGGACTCGGTGCGCTGGCCGAGGCCGAACTTGCGCAGCATCTCCGCGAACCGGTCCTCGCCGATCTTCTGCGCGGTCATGAGCGTGCCCACGTTGGACGACTTCGCGAACACGCCGGTGAACGTCATGTCCTGCCTCGGGTGCTCGACCGAGTCCCGGATGACGCGGTCGGCGACCTTGATCCGGTCGTCCACCGACAGCACGCTGGTCGGCTGGTAGACGCCGTCCTCGATGGCGGTGGCGGCGGTGACGACCTTGTTCACCGAGCCCGGCTCGAACAGCGACGACACGGCGTGGTTGCGCGTCTGCTCCTCGGTGGCCTTGCCGAAGTCCGCCGGGTCGAACGTCTTGTCGTTGGCCAGGGCCAGGATCTCGCTGCTGCGCGTGTCGAGCACGACCGCCGAGCCGGTCTTCGCGCCGGACTTGGCGGTGTACTCGGTGACCATGCGCTGCACCGCGTACTGCGTGTCCACGTCGAGCGTCAGCTCGATGCTGCGGCCCGGTGTCGCGGCGGCCAGCTCGCGGGACCGGTCCGGGCCGGGGATCACCACGTTGCTGTTGCCCTGCATGGTGTCCACCTCGCGCCTGCCGTTGCGGCCGGCGAGCAGGTTGTCCTGCGAGTTCTCCAGGCCGAGCACGCCGTGCGTCGCGGGCGGCTTCTGGTCCTTGCGCCAGTTCGCCGCGCCGATGATGTTCGAGGCCAGCTCACCGTTGGGGTAGACGCGGACCGCGCGGTACTCCGAGCCGATGTCGGCGTACTTGGCGGTGATGGCGGCGGCCTTGCCGGGGTCGACGTTGTCCGCCAGCTCGATGTAGGTGGTGTCCCTGGTGAGCATGTCGAACATGGTCTGCTCGTCGGTCTTCCGGCCGCCGACCTCCGTGCCCAGGGTGTCCTGGATGAACCTGGCGACCTTCCGCGCCCAGTCCTCGTAGCTGCCGATGTCCGGGTCGGTCTCCCGGTGCGCCTCCCACTTCTCGCGCGTCAGCTGCGGCACGGCGTACAGGGCGCGTGCCTCCACGCTGAACGCGAGCTGGTTGCCGTTGCGGTCGGTGATGGAGCCGCGCGCGGCGGGGATGTCGATCAGCGTGGCCCGCTGCTTCTTGGCCTGCTCCGACAGCGCCTCCGCCTGGAAGCCCTGCACCTGCACCAGCTTGACGCCGGCCGCGAGCAGCGCGGCGACCAGCAGCAGCCGCCCGACCACGAGGCGGACCCGGCTGTTGCCGCGCCGCCGCCGCTTGGC
Coding sequences:
- a CDS encoding UDP-N-acetylmuramoyl-L-alanyl-D-glutamate--2,6-diaminopimelate ligase, translating into MPAKLEGKVATAPPRPSRVQPVAVSELASTVDAHLTAPDRAHVPVSGVTLRAQHVQPGDLFAALPGARAHGADFAAQAVARGAVAVLTDEAGAAKAGDVPVLVHPDPREVLGVLASRVYGDPSTRLALFGITGTSGKTTTSYLVDAVLRAAGRVTGLIGTVETRIAGQRLDSALTTPEAPDLHALLAVMAERGVTDVAMEVSSHALRLGRVGGVRFAVAGFTNLSQDHLDFHPDMEDYFRTKARLFDGRAATEVVCVDTGWGRRLVTPATITVSTTGDAAWTASDLRVSATGEQAFVAHGPDGLAIPVDLRLPGEFNVANALLAIACLHERGIDPDAIRRGLAGVRVPGRMQRVDEGQDYAAVVDYSHKPQAVALALDAVRARSAGRIITVLGCGGDRDTAKRPLMGEEAARRSDVLIVTDDNPRSEDPAAIRAAMLRGALDLPEHERGEVLEIGDRASAIRHAVSLARTGDVVVVAGKGHETGQEVAGVVHPFSDVDTLTAAIREAHR
- a CDS encoding peptidoglycan D,D-transpeptidase FtsI family protein; the protein is MPGPSRGRPARRPLSVRGAALAKRRRRGNSRVRLVVGRLLLVAALLAAGVKLVQVQGFQAEALSEQAKKQRATLIDIPAARGSITDRNGNQLAFSVEARALYAVPQLTREKWEAHRETDPDIGSYEDWARKVARFIQDTLGTEVGGRKTDEQTMFDMLTRDTTYIELADNVDPGKAAAITAKYADIGSEYRAVRVYPNGELASNIIGAANWRKDQKPPATHGVLGLENSQDNLLAGRNGRREVDTMQGNSNVVIPGPDRSRELAAATPGRSIELTLDVDTQYAVQRMVTEYTAKSGAKTGSAVVLDTRSSEILALANDKTFDPADFGKATEEQTRNHAVSSLFEPGSVNKVVTAATAIEDGVYQPTSVLSVDDRIKVADRVIRDSVEHPRQDMTFTGVFAKSSNVGTLMTAQKIGEDRFAEMLRKFGLGQRTESGLPGEEAGSVPPRNQWSGSTFGNLPIGQGLSMTLLQMTGMYQAIANDGLRVPPRVIRAEVDQNGVRKETPRPEGTRVVSPQTAKTVRDMFRAVVQKEPGQTGTGPSAALPGYQVSGKTGTAQQVDKNCGCYSLTTHWITFAGMFPADNPRYVVGIMLDAPSGGGQYSQSAAPLFHDIASYLAQRYQVPMSAEQSPVVPLTL